The following are encoded in a window of Sminthopsis crassicaudata isolate SCR6 chromosome 3, ASM4859323v1, whole genome shotgun sequence genomic DNA:
- the RWDD2B gene encoding RWD domain-containing protein 2B has product MTEVQQAEAQLSELDLLSSMFPDENEFVVHDHLALAELKDYVEMRTTEIPSSKVHFTINIKVEISDESMVMFSLSCALPFKYPTVLPEITVRSLSLNRTQQAQLNTDLTAYLQKGYCGEVCILNATEWVKEHASAYIKKEPTSSTITTTNPTCSTDVIFTRLWIYSHHIYNKQKRKYIMEWAKDLSLSGFSMPGKPGVICVEGSQSTCEEFWARLRRLSWKRILIRHREDITFDGTHDEMQKQRKFFSFEEKVFDTNGNRGNHMDLGQLYQFLSARGCADVFRIYFGIEGQ; this is encoded by the exons ATGACTGAAGTTCAGCAAGCTGAAGCTCAGCTATCTGAATTAGACCTGTTGTCTAGCATGTTTCCAGATGAGAATGAATTCGTAGTGCATGATCATCTGGCTTTAGCAGAACTGAAAGACTACGTGGAAATGAGGACCACAGAAATTCCATCTTCAAAAGTTCACTttactataaatataaaagtagagATTTCTGACGAATCTATG gTTATGTTTTCTTTATCTTGTGCCCTCCCTTTTAAATATCCCACAGTCCTGCCTGAAATTACTGTCAG ATCACTTTCATTAAATAGAACCCAACAGGCTCAGTTGAACACAGACCTAACTGCCTACCTTCAAAAAGGATACTGTGGAGAAGTCTGTATACTAAATGCAACAGAATGGGTTAAAGAACATGCATCAGCTTATATCAAAAAAGAACCCACATcttccaccatcaccaccacaaaTCCAACTTGTTCAACAGATGTCATTTTCACCAGACTTTGGATCTATAGCCATCATATTTACAAcaagcaaaaaaggaaatatattatgGAATGGGCAAAGGATCTCTCCCTCTCTGGATTTAGCATGCCTGGGAAGCCCGGGGTTATTTGTGTTGAAGGTTCACAAAGTACATGTGAAGAGTTCTGGGcaag aCTCCGAAGATTATCATGGAAGAGAATTTTAATTCGTCATCGAGAGGACATTACTTTTGACGGCACACATGATGaaatgcaaaaacaaagaaaattttttagttttgaagaaaaagtttttgataCAAATGGAAACAGAGGAAATCACATGGATTTGGGTCAACTTTATCAATTTTTAAGTGCCAGGGGATGTGCTGATGTTTTTCGGATTTACTTTGGCATAGAGGGACAGTAG